The window ATAGGAAAACAATTAAGCCTGACCCTACTGATCTTGACGATACTGTTGAAAAAATTACCATAGGAATTTCCTATCAGCTCAGGCTCCTCTGAGCGTATAACATCATGCTTCAAGAATTACGTGTCAATAATCTGGCCCTGATCAACAGGCTGGATCTGGATTTCTCCGAAACCGGCACCGGTCTGATCGCCTTTACTGGTGAAACCGGGGCGGGCAAGTCCATTATTCTTCAGGCCGTGCATCTGCTCACTGGCGGGCGGGCCTCAGCCTCCTGGGTGCGTAACGATTGTGACCAGGCCGTGATTGAGGCCCAGTTTGGCATCAAAGGGCAGGAGGAAATCCTGACGCTCCTGCAAGAACATGGACTGGAGAACGAAGAAGACTGCATCCTCCGCCGGATCGTGAGCAGCAAGGGACGAAGCAGGATTTTTATTAATGATAGGCTGGCAACGACCAAACTGGTCAATGCCTTGGCAGAAAGCCTGGTTAATATCGCCAGCCAGCACGACCAACAGCTCCTACTCAAAAGCAATAGCCATATCAATTTCCTCGATAGCTACGGTGAGCTTTGGGAGCAGCGTGAGCAATACCGACAGGTCTACAGTCGTTGGCAGAAGCTGGCCCGCCAACTGCGGGAACTCCAGACCCAGGAACAGGATAAGGAGCAGCGCCGGGAGTTCCTCAACTTTCAGCTCAAGGAGATCCGCGAAACAGCTCCTTTGCCAGGAGAGGATGAGCAGCTCATTAAAGAACGCGACCTGCTCAAATCATCCACCACCCTGGCAGAGCTGGTCGGTAAAAGCCATTATCAACTCCAAGACCAGATAATACCCCTGCTCACGGAAATCCGGAAAAATATGGAGCATGCAACGGCCTATGATCCGGCCCTCAAAGAACTCTCTCAGCAGAGCAGCTCTCTTTTTTTTGAGGTAGAGGATCTGGAGGGGAATCTCCGTAATTATCTGGGGGCGATCCCCAGAGACCAGGGAAGAATGGAGCAGATATCCTCCCGACTTGCCCAGCTTCGTCAGTTACAGCGAAAATACGGCACCACCCTGGAAGAGGTCTTGGAATTTGCCGAGCAAGTAGCAAAAGAACTCAACTCTCTCGATAATCTGGATGAAAAAATTGCCGCCCTGGAAAAAGAGCTGCATACCATCGGGGAAGAACTCCAGTACAAAGCGGAAGCACTTTCTCAGGAGCGTTTGCAGGTTGCAGAGCAATTAACTGCAGCCATGCAGGCGGAACTCGGCTCCTTGAGTTTCCGTCAGGCCCTGTTTGAGGTTTCGGTAAGCACTGGCGACTTCGCCAATGCAACCACTCTCTCCGCAACGGGAGGGGACACCGTGTCCTTTCTCTTTTCCGCCAATCCTGGTGAGCCCCCCAAACCCCTGACCGAGGTAGTTTCCGGCGGCGAGCTTTCCCGGCTCATGCTGGCCATGAAATGCCTGCTTGCCCGACGGGACAAGGTAGATACGGTCATCTTTGATGAAATTGATGCGGGCATCGGTGGCGAGGCTGCCGAGGCCGTGGCCCGTAAGATTGACGAGTTGGCCGGACATCATCAGGTCTTCTGTATTACCCACCTCCCCCAGATCGCCGCCTATGCAGATGCTCATTTCCTGGTAGAAAAGCAGGTTGACACCAACCGAACCTTTACCACGATTCGAGAGCTTTCCTACGATGAACGGGTCCATGAATTGGCGAGAATGCTGGGCGGTGATAATCCCAGCGAGCAAACCCTGATCTTTGCCAAAGAGCTGGTAGAAGGTCGAGCAGATAAAACAAAGCGTTAAGCAGAAAACAGACAGAAACATTATGCAAGAAACTACCGCTCTGGGTCTCTTTTCCGGTGGCCTGGACTCCATCCTTGCCTGTCGGGTCATTGCCGAGCAGGGTATCCGGGTCCGGGCCTTAAAATTCGTCACACCTTTTTTTGATCATGATCTGCTGGCCAGAGAAACTGCCTATCAGCAGGAGGTAAAAGAAAAATACGGTTTGGAGGTGGAGCTGGTTGATCTCAGTGCTGGCTATATAGAGCTATTGCGTAATCCCAGTCATGGATTCGGCAAGAACTTCAATCCCTGCATTGATTGCAAGATCATGATGCTCCGCAAGGCCAAGGAACTCCTCAAGGAGTACGGAGCTTCTTTTCTCATCACTGGCGAGGTCCTGGGGCAACGCCCCATGTCGCAACGGAGGGATACCCTGAACCTGATTGAGCGGGATGCCGAGTGCCGCGATATCCTCCTTCGCCCCCTCTCTGCCCAGCTCATGACGCCTACTTTACCGGAGCGAGAAGGCCTGGTGGATCGCGATCGCCTGTATACTTTTTCCGGGCGGGGCCGCAAACCCCAGATAGCCCTGGCCCGCAAGCTGGGAATAACGGATTTCCCTGCCCCGGCAGGAGGTTGTGTATTAACCGACCCCAATCTTGCTTCTAGAATTCGCCGTTTTTATGAAGGTCTCTTCCGTATCGGCAAGGAGGAGATCACCAGCACAGACATCCAGCTCCTGCTCTTAGGGCGCCAGTTTCGCCTACCTGGAGGGCATTGGCTGGTCTTGGGTCGGAATGAGCAGGAAAATGATCGTTTGGAAGAACTTTGTGAAGCAGAGGACTGGTTACTCTATATGCCGGAGCGTCCTGGGCCAGCAGCCCTGCTCCGCCGGGGATCAGCTCTCATTACTGATCCTGAAGAGCGGGAGAGCATTCTTGCTACGGTGACAGGATTAATAATCCGATTTGGTCGCAAGATAGAAGGCGCCTTCCCTCCAGGAGAGGTCCTTTTTCAGGAAGGAGACAGGCAAGTAATGCTGCAAGGAGAGATGCTTGCCGACGAAGTTTTTCAAGAGTGGATTGTATAGGGCTTCTAAAATCAAATAGCACAAATCATGCCATACCGCTGGGGATATATAGGGGGGGTATTAGGGAACAAAACGCCCTACGGGCGGATTAAAACGGAAGCAATTGCGGTATCCACTTAACCTGCCGACCCGAAGAGTTTCTCTTGTTGCATTCTTGTTTACTCTTGCTTTCCACAAAAGGTCCGTCTCTGCTCAGATCAAAGATATCTCCATAGTCAGGATGCCAAATCCGCCATAAAAACATTTTTTCTTTACAGTTTGGACATGTTAACGGATCTTTCCCGAAACTCTGTACTAGACGCTCTCTCCAGCTCAATGACCTTGAATCACTTTTCATGAATTCAAAAGTCTTCTGGATAAAACGTTTACAGTCCATCAAAATCTCTATCGCGATTGTTTTTGTACGTCGAGAATATAACCCATAATGGCGGACCATCTTGAATCCCTTTAGCGGGATATGGTCAATTAATCGTTGTATGAACTCTTTGGCTGGAATCGCTTCGGTAACTTTAACTTCTGTTTTATGATCAATATACCAAAATGTTACTTCCTCACCATCGTAATTCGTTATCTTGTGCTCTGCCAATGCTGGACGAGCCATATAGCGACCAATATATCGAGCTGCATGTCTTGCTGATGTCATCTTGCTTTTACCATTTACATAAAAACCATTACGTTGGCTTTTAAACAGGTAATCTATGAATCTTACATTTTCTTTTGTTTGCGGCAAGCTAGCCTTTATTTCAGTCAGCAAATAATATTGCCATTTTTTTCTAAGCAGACCATATGGCAAAAATGGAATATCAACCCACTGATTGGAAGATGTTAATCCTCCTTCTGTCATTAACATATGGACATGCGGATTAAACTTAAGATCTCTTCCAAACGTATGGACAACTAATAGAATTCCCGGAACAGCATCAACTCCTTTACTTTGAAGTACTTCCACAGCCGCTTTTGAAGCACAATCCATCATAATCTTGATCAGCATACGATCACTAAAAATTATCTTTCGGAGTTCTTGTGGAATGGTAAACACTAAATGTCGATGAACTACGTCGAATATACTTTTCACTGTCTTTTCAACCCATTCATCGACGTATCGCTTACCGCAAGACGTACAGAATCGACACTTACAGGTGAACCCTACTCTCTTTTTTCAAAACAATTCGGACAAATATACTCGACATAGCCATTGGTAGACTCTCCACAGTTGATCATTTTTTCTACATTTTCAACGATTGACTCCCAGTGAAGGCTTGAGTACCTGCTTGCCAATTCAACGCAGACTACATACCAAAAATCACGAAAGATTAATTTTATCAGCTTATTTTTCATTAAGCTAATACTCTATTCGCAATTACAACATGTTGAAAGGAAAATTTTATAATTTCCTATACAAAAATGGAGAAATGTAAAAACTATTTGATTATCTTTCCTTCATGCTCCCCATTCGCTTATTTTTTTGTAGTTTGTTGAATTTTAACTTTCTGTACTTGCGTGGTTTATTTTTTTGCGCAAAATCAATTCCAGATAGTTTTTTGCTCCACATGTTGACGGGCGAAAAATTTATTGCCACATAAACGAATTTCACCGTCTCCGACATCGAAATTAGGATTTTTTAGTCAGATTTGGTGAAATTCTCCGAACTGCGTTTTGAAATGAGCGAATGGGGAGTTCATGACATTAAATAAAAATTAAGAGAAGCTTGTATGCAATCTTAGCAGGTTTTTCAATACATCCTTTCTGGTTACAGGAGAAGCCAGAAAGTTGATAAAGCCACAGCCGTCGTGAGGCGGTGTCGGAAAGCCACGGATCTCAACAGCGAGACCGCCGGGTTACCTGCTTTCATTAAACGCTCTAAAACCAGGAGGAATGTTATGAAAACCACATCTCAAAAAATCCGCAGAACTTTCATCACCGCAGCAGCAATTCTTTTTGCAGTTCCCTTTACCGCTCAGGCTCAAGGTCCTCAACTTGAAGTCATTGATCTGGATCAACGCTGGGTTGTAGAATTACAGGAGCCTGTTTATAACGGTGTTAACACAACCTTTACATACAGGGTCACTGTCAACGGCGATCCCGAACTGAGTCATTTTGACGTTGCGCTTCCCGAAGAAGCATCCGGTATCGGGGAACCGGCACCGGAACTGGGAGACCCGACAGCGCCCCAAGACTATGAAGGTCTTACAAATGGCGACTGGACAAAATGGGACAGTCCAGTGAAAAGAGGAGACTCCGGTGATTACTCCTTTGTTTTTGAAGGAGACCTTACAGGAGTGACAGGAACATGTATGGTGGCTGTCAAAGCCGGAAAGCTTTTTGCTGTTGCTCAGGTTCCGGGGCCTTGCGACCCTGTTGTTGAGGAAGAAAAAGGTATTGATGTCGAATTCTCCGAACCCCTGCAGCCCATCGACAAGCTCACCCCTCAGGTCTGTACTGACGAACTGAAACGTCAGCCTCTGGTCGCTGGACAGAATATTGATGTCGGCTATGTATGCGCCAGAGTCGAGGATCAGGACGAAGACGGTGATGCAGACACCTTGGTTGTCACCTATGAAACCGACAACGGCTGGCATATTGACCAAACACATCTTTGATGGTTTCGTAAAAAGTCCAATTTTGCGAAAAAACCTCTCGTAACTCATTGAGTTATCGTCTGCGATTTGCCGTTTTTCGACTTTTTACCAGACCATCATCTTTGGGTAGAGAACAACGAAGATCCGGTACTCCCTGCGAACAAAAAAGGAAATCCTAAAATTGGAAACTTCCCTCATGTTAGTGAGAATGTAGCTGATACAGTCAAAGAAGTTGAGATTCCCTTGGAGAACTTCGGCAACCTGCAGGAAATGTTATGTGATGGCGGAGGAATGGCTCTGGAGCTGAATGCAGATGTGGCTGCCCATGCATCCGTACTTCATGACACTCTTGGCCAGGAAACCGCTTGGGCCGCTGGCGACCAGATTGTCGCAAAAGGCAGTTGGGCTATGAAATCCGAGTTCAAGTTCACATGCAAGTAAGCTAATAACGCAATAGAGCTGAAGGAGCTGAAGAGCTTTGTAAAAGAGCGGTTCGTAAAGAACCGCTCTTTTTTTATTTCAATTGCTGGTCACAACTATAGACTTTTATCCAATACATAGAGTATATGTTATACGCTGTCAGTGCTGACGGCATAACAGAAATAAAAAAAGGAAAGGAGATGAAGAAACTGAACAGAAGAACAACAATATTTGCTCTTGTCTTAGCCTTCTGCTTTACCTGCCTGACCGGTCCAGGTTTTGCTAAATCACAGAAGCCGAAAAGCTACCCCCTCGGTGACATTCCGTTACCTAAAGAAATTTATAAAAAACATCTTAAACTCTCGGCAATGGATATGGCCGGGGAATTACCTGCTTCCTATGATGCCCGTAAGGACGGCATTGTCACCTCAGCCAAAAATCAAGGCTCATGCGGTTCCTGCTGGGCCTTTGCCAGTGTCGGGGCTATGGAGTCGCATCTGCTCAGGGCATACAATGTCGGGCCGGAAGATCTCTCCGAGCAACAGCAGGTTTCCTGCAACACAGCCATGTGGGGCTGCTCCGGTGGGAGTGCCAATGCTATCCGTTTCTGGGAAGGAGACGGGCCCAGTGATGAAGACTATTTTCCGTATACTGCTTCCGATACAACGACCTGCATCAATGAAGAGGGCGCCCAGCTCAACTATCGGGTAACAGGTTGGCATACTGTGGCTGAAGCTGACTTTAAAAATTCTCTGTACACCTACGGCCCCAGTTACTGGCGTTATACTGTGCATGGAGACTTCTATACCTACTGGAATTATGGTCAGCCTGGTGAGGTTTATATTAATACCGCTGCCGACGTTAAAGGCGGTCATGCTGTGCTGCTGATCGGTTGGGATGATAGCAAGCAGGCATACCTTTGCAAAAACAGCTGGGGCGAGTTCGGCGGCCCCAACGGAGACGGAACCTTCTGGATCGCTTATTCCGGTCATGCCAACGACCTTGGATTCGGCATGGCAAACTTCAGCCTGACCTCCCTGGCTTGCTCTTCGGATGCTGAATGCGATGACGGTGTATATTGTAACGGGCAGGAAACCTGTAACGTAAGCACCGGTGCCTGTGAGGCAGGAACAGCTATTACCTGCGGCAGCGACGGAAGTTTTTGCAACGGAGAAGAAGTCTGCAACGAGGCAACACAGAGTTGCGGTAGCACGGGTGATCCCTGTGGATTGGGTACTGTCTGTGACGAGGCCGCTGATTTCTGTGCATCACTCTGCGGTAACGGTGTCTGTGATGCTGGTGAAAACTGCTCCTCCTGCCCAAGCGACTGCATCGGCGGAACAGCTGGCGGTACCTGTGGCGGTTGTTTCAAAGGAAAATGCGATGATATCTGTCAATCGAACAAAGAAGATTATTCCTGCTCGGACTGCTGGTCCAGCTACTGTTGCGGAGATGGAACCTGCGAGGGCGAGGAAAACAGCACAAACTGTGCTATAGACTGTCCTGTGCCTGTTTGCGGCGACGGCGTTTGTGATGCAGAAGAAGATAACAGCACTTGTCCGGCAGATTGTCCGGTGGCTGCGCAGGAGATTTGTGATAACGGCCTGGATGATGATTCCGACGGTGCCATAGACTGTGCAGACAGTGATTGTTTTGCTTCAGCGGCCTGCCAATGCGGCGGAAAAAATGCTGCGTGTCAGTCTGGCAGTGAATGCTGCTCCAATGTTTGTCGCAACGGCAAGTGC is drawn from Candidatus Electrothrix aestuarii and contains these coding sequences:
- the recN gene encoding DNA repair protein RecN, with translation MLQELRVNNLALINRLDLDFSETGTGLIAFTGETGAGKSIILQAVHLLTGGRASASWVRNDCDQAVIEAQFGIKGQEEILTLLQEHGLENEEDCILRRIVSSKGRSRIFINDRLATTKLVNALAESLVNIASQHDQQLLLKSNSHINFLDSYGELWEQREQYRQVYSRWQKLARQLRELQTQEQDKEQRREFLNFQLKEIRETAPLPGEDEQLIKERDLLKSSTTLAELVGKSHYQLQDQIIPLLTEIRKNMEHATAYDPALKELSQQSSSLFFEVEDLEGNLRNYLGAIPRDQGRMEQISSRLAQLRQLQRKYGTTLEEVLEFAEQVAKELNSLDNLDEKIAALEKELHTIGEELQYKAEALSQERLQVAEQLTAAMQAELGSLSFRQALFEVSVSTGDFANATTLSATGGDTVSFLFSANPGEPPKPLTEVVSGGELSRLMLAMKCLLARRDKVDTVIFDEIDAGIGGEAAEAVARKIDELAGHHQVFCITHLPQIAAYADAHFLVEKQVDTNRTFTTIRELSYDERVHELARMLGGDNPSEQTLIFAKELVEGRADKTKR
- a CDS encoding thiamine biosynthesis protein; the protein is MQETTALGLFSGGLDSILACRVIAEQGIRVRALKFVTPFFDHDLLARETAYQQEVKEKYGLEVELVDLSAGYIELLRNPSHGFGKNFNPCIDCKIMMLRKAKELLKEYGASFLITGEVLGQRPMSQRRDTLNLIERDAECRDILLRPLSAQLMTPTLPEREGLVDRDRLYTFSGRGRKPQIALARKLGITDFPAPAGGCVLTDPNLASRIRRFYEGLFRIGKEEITSTDIQLLLLGRQFRLPGGHWLVLGRNEQENDRLEELCEAEDWLLYMPERPGPAALLRRGSALITDPEERESILATVTGLIIRFGRKIEGAFPPGEVLFQEGDRQVMLQGEMLADEVFQEWIV
- a CDS encoding transposase, whose product is MFTIPQELRKIIFSDRMLIKIMMDCASKAAVEVLQSKGVDAVPGILLVVHTFGRDLKFNPHVHMLMTEGGLTSSNQWVDIPFLPYGLLRKKWQYYLLTEIKASLPQTKENVRFIDYLFKSQRNGFYVNGKSKMTSARHAARYIGRYMARPALAEHKITNYDGEEVTFWYIDHKTEVKVTEAIPAKEFIQRLIDHIPLKGFKMVRHYGLYSRRTKTIAIEILMDCKRFIQKTFEFMKSDSRSLSWRERLVQSFGKDPLTCPNCKEKMFLWRIWHPDYGDIFDLSRDGPFVESKSKQECNKRNSSGRQVKWIPQLLPF
- a CDS encoding C1 family peptidase; this translates as MKKLNRRTTIFALVLAFCFTCLTGPGFAKSQKPKSYPLGDIPLPKEIYKKHLKLSAMDMAGELPASYDARKDGIVTSAKNQGSCGSCWAFASVGAMESHLLRAYNVGPEDLSEQQQVSCNTAMWGCSGGSANAIRFWEGDGPSDEDYFPYTASDTTTCINEEGAQLNYRVTGWHTVAEADFKNSLYTYGPSYWRYTVHGDFYTYWNYGQPGEVYINTAADVKGGHAVLLIGWDDSKQAYLCKNSWGEFGGPNGDGTFWIAYSGHANDLGFGMANFSLTSLACSSDAECDDGVYCNGQETCNVSTGACEAGTAITCGSDGSFCNGEEVCNEATQSCGSTGDPCGLGTVCDEAADFCASLCGNGVCDAGENCSSCPSDCIGGTAGGTCGGCFKGKCDDICQSNKEDYSCSDCWSSYCCGDGTCEGEENSTNCAIDCPVPVCGDGVCDAEEDNSTCPADCPVAAQEICDNGLDDDSDGAIDCADSDCFASAACQCGGKNAACQSGSECCSNVCRNGKCAP